One window of Candidatus Binataceae bacterium genomic DNA carries:
- a CDS encoding ParB N-terminal domain-containing protein, protein MVKIRDRIKELRRVKASELIPNPKNWRVHPQAQAEALRGLLAEVGFADALLARELPGGKLMLIDGHLRAETTPANEVPVLVLDVNEAEADKLLLTLDPLASMAEKDAAAVEELLKSVTTESEAVGALGLKPELVSEATPKKKRSRGKAKA, encoded by the coding sequence ATGGTGAAAATTCGCGACCGCATCAAGGAATTGCGCCGCGTCAAGGCCTCGGAATTGATCCCGAATCCGAAGAACTGGCGGGTCCATCCGCAGGCGCAGGCGGAGGCGCTGCGCGGGCTGCTCGCGGAAGTCGGGTTCGCCGACGCGCTGCTCGCGCGCGAATTGCCCGGCGGCAAGCTGATGCTGATCGATGGCCATCTGCGGGCCGAGACGACGCCCGCGAACGAAGTGCCGGTTCTGGTCCTGGACGTGAACGAAGCCGAGGCCGACAAGCTGTTGCTGACGCTCGATCCGCTGGCGTCGATGGCCGAGAAGGATGCGGCGGCGGTCGAGGAGCTGCTCAAGTCGGTGACGACGGAAAGCGAGGCGGTTGGCGCGCTGGGGCTCAAGCCCGAGTTGGTCAGCGAAGCGACACCGAAAAAGAAGCGGAGCCGTGGCAAAGCCAAAGCCTAA
- a CDS encoding MBL fold metallo-hydrolase, with amino-acid sequence MPEPLRVVADSMMGLKLPDYARLSPRVATVLGHNPGPFTGPGTNTYIVGTGSRPILLDTGVGVAKWAELLPVALEELAGANRPDKIVLTHAHQDHIGGVKDVTKLFGRLEVLKKPWPSAGPDDAAGTPITEIDHDAVVSTDGATLRAVFTPGHAPDHICYYLAEERAIFTGDVVLGAGTTIIPDGTGDLGQYMDSLRRLLALEAETIYPAHGPVIRNAGKKIREYIAHRELRERQVLNAIKDGPLEVPAIVKRIYTDVPEFLHPAAAQSVRSHLKKLHDEGRVTDRDGVWAIK; translated from the coding sequence ATGCCTGAGCCGCTACGCGTGGTTGCCGATTCGATGATGGGGCTCAAGCTGCCCGACTACGCCCGGCTTTCGCCGCGCGTCGCGACAGTGCTCGGCCACAATCCCGGACCCTTCACCGGACCCGGCACCAATACTTACATCGTGGGAACCGGATCGCGGCCGATTCTGCTCGATACCGGCGTCGGCGTCGCGAAGTGGGCCGAGCTTTTGCCGGTGGCGCTCGAAGAGTTGGCCGGCGCCAATCGCCCCGACAAGATCGTTTTGACCCATGCGCACCAAGACCATATCGGCGGGGTCAAGGACGTCACCAAGCTCTTCGGCCGGCTCGAGGTCTTGAAGAAGCCGTGGCCGAGCGCCGGACCCGACGACGCCGCCGGGACTCCCATCACGGAAATCGATCATGACGCGGTCGTCAGCACCGACGGCGCGACCCTGCGCGCGGTCTTCACGCCGGGTCATGCTCCCGATCACATCTGCTACTACCTGGCCGAAGAGCGCGCCATCTTCACCGGCGATGTGGTGCTCGGCGCCGGGACGACGATAATTCCCGACGGCACAGGCGACCTCGGCCAGTACATGGATTCACTGCGGCGGCTGCTCGCGCTCGAGGCTGAAACGATCTACCCGGCGCACGGACCCGTGATTCGCAACGCCGGGAAGAAAATTCGCGAATATATCGCTCATCGCGAGCTGCGCGAACGCCAGGTGCTGAACGCGATCAAAGACGGACCGCTCGAAGTTCCCGCAATCGTTAAACGGATTTACACCGACGTGCCGGAATTCCTCCATCCGGCCGCGGCGCAATCGGTGCGCTCTCATCTCAAGAAACTTCACGACGAAGGCCGCGTCACGGACCGCGATGGCGTTTGGGCGATCAAATAG
- the panB gene encoding 3-methyl-2-oxobutanoate hydroxymethyltransferase yields MAGENGEKGEKVRTTDLSRMKSAARPITMLTAYDYPFARIFDQAGIDVLLVGDSLGMVVQGADSTLPVTLSEIIYHLRMVARARRRALVVGDLPFLSYQVSVEQAIRSAGRLIKDGAAEAVKLEGGITMAETIRRLVEIDIPVMGHIGLTPQSVHRMGGHRVQGRRSGHGPGCRERLLEDAAAVEQAGAFAIVLEGMPVELANEITQRAAIPTIGIGAGPGCDGQVLVMHDLLGLSESFVPRFAKPYANLWQDSAAAAAGYIRDVRARTFPAPEHCYGVKGR; encoded by the coding sequence ATGGCCGGTGAAAACGGTGAAAAGGGCGAAAAAGTTCGGACCACCGATCTGTCGCGCATGAAGTCGGCCGCGAGGCCGATCACGATGCTGACGGCCTACGATTATCCCTTCGCGCGGATTTTCGACCAAGCCGGCATCGACGTTCTGCTGGTCGGCGACAGCCTCGGGATGGTCGTGCAGGGGGCTGACAGCACGCTGCCGGTCACCCTCAGTGAAATCATTTACCACCTGCGGATGGTCGCGCGGGCGCGGCGTCGCGCCCTCGTCGTCGGCGATCTGCCCTTCCTCAGCTATCAGGTCAGCGTCGAGCAGGCCATCCGCAGCGCCGGCCGCCTGATCAAGGATGGCGCCGCCGAAGCGGTCAAGCTCGAAGGCGGGATCACGATGGCCGAGACGATCCGCCGGCTGGTTGAGATTGACATCCCGGTGATGGGCCATATCGGGCTGACGCCCCAATCGGTCCATCGGATGGGCGGGCATCGCGTGCAAGGACGTCGCTCGGGCCACGGCCCCGGATGCCGCGAGCGGCTGCTCGAGGACGCGGCGGCCGTTGAGCAGGCGGGAGCTTTCGCGATCGTCCTCGAAGGGATGCCGGTGGAACTTGCCAACGAGATCACGCAGCGCGCCGCCATTCCGACTATCGGGATCGGCGCCGGCCCCGGCTGTGACGGGCAGGTCCTCGTGATGCACGATCTGCTGGGGCTGAGCGAGTCCTTCGTCCCGCGCTTCGCCAAGCCCTACGCAAACCTGTGGCAGGATTCGGCGGCCGCGGCCGCCGGCTATATTCGCGACGTCCGCGCGCGCACTTTTCCGGCACCCGAACATTGCTACGGCGTCAAGGGGCGCTGA
- a CDS encoding type II toxin-antitoxin system HigB family toxin, translating into MKALREFWQRRADAELSLRAWYKIVRQGRFSNLAELKQTFNTVDYVPVNLYVFSLGGNKYRLIAAIHFNAQRVYIRHVLTHQEYDRGDWKP; encoded by the coding sequence TTGAAGGCGCTGCGCGAATTCTGGCAACGCCGTGCCGATGCCGAATTGTCGTTGCGCGCGTGGTACAAGATCGTCAGGCAGGGCCGCTTCAGCAATCTTGCTGAGCTGAAGCAGACCTTCAACACGGTCGATTACGTGCCGGTCAATCTGTATGTGTTCAGCCTCGGCGGCAACAAGTATCGGCTGATCGCCGCGATTCATTTCAACGCCCAGCGAGTATACATCCGCCACGTGCTGACCCATCAGGAATACGACCGTGGAGATTGGAAACCATGA
- a CDS encoding MT-A70 family methyltransferase yields the protein MSTYTKIQWTDRTWNPVTGCSKVSPGCRNCYAEAHAHRFWGKREFTDRLPGPSRGAERNYPVLTHEDIERFPLPAIADDALLFLWRVASQVEEAYRVVRAWGFVPKTEIVWLKRTTSGKRWFGMGRIVRAEHEVCIVAKRSRPEILVRNIRSTFEARAGEHSEKPEYFYREIVEKLAAGPYVELFARCQRVGWTCLGNQTEHRTTVVEASDGAAKHGAAERDDAGGGRGVSARPSEHDLSAAQAALVAGLQGRQ from the coding sequence ATGAGCACTTACACCAAAATCCAATGGACCGACCGCACCTGGAATCCGGTTACCGGATGCTCCAAAGTCTCGCCGGGCTGCAGAAACTGCTACGCCGAGGCGCACGCCCATCGCTTCTGGGGCAAGCGCGAGTTCACCGATCGGCTGCCGGGTCCAAGTCGCGGCGCCGAGAGGAATTACCCGGTGCTCACGCACGAGGACATCGAGCGGTTTCCGCTGCCAGCGATTGCGGATGACGCGCTGCTGTTCCTGTGGCGCGTCGCGTCGCAGGTCGAAGAAGCCTATCGGGTCGTGCGTGCCTGGGGTTTCGTCCCGAAGACCGAGATCGTCTGGCTGAAACGCACGACCAGCGGCAAGCGCTGGTTCGGGATGGGTCGGATCGTCCGCGCTGAGCATGAGGTCTGCATTGTCGCAAAGCGCAGCCGGCCCGAAATTCTCGTCCGCAATATCCGGTCGACGTTCGAGGCGCGGGCGGGCGAGCACTCCGAAAAGCCGGAGTATTTCTATCGCGAAATAGTCGAGAAGCTCGCGGCGGGTCCTTATGTCGAGTTATTCGCACGGTGCCAGCGCGTCGGCTGGACGTGTCTCGGCAATCAAACAGAGCACAGAACAACGGTGGTGGAGGCGAGTGATGGAGCAGCCAAGCACGGAGCGGCTGAACGTGATGACGCTGGAGGAGGTCGCGGAGTATCTGCGCGTCCATCCGAGCACGATCTATCGGCTGCTCAAGCAGCGCTCGTTGCCGGCCTTCAAGGTCGGCAGTGA
- a CDS encoding PDZ domain-containing protein: MLAAAAAVATAAGPAGSPDDTYFSVSPPPAVPGDPNIGTMQDYLAGEDENVAPLGIAVRADERTLSSGEKQSGLLVISVDSGGPAAKAGLKSTHRKIKTVVEAASIAGALFFPPAMMVVPLLEATKAGESYDLIVGVDGNRVTDVLDFEDCLRDLQPGEIVYLSIVRNGQRVQLPVPMPPAPES; this comes from the coding sequence ATGCTCGCAGCAGCCGCAGCCGTCGCCACGGCGGCCGGTCCCGCCGGCTCACCGGATGACACATACTTCTCCGTTTCACCTCCGCCGGCCGTGCCCGGCGATCCGAACATCGGCACTATGCAGGATTATCTGGCCGGCGAAGACGAAAATGTGGCGCCTCTGGGTATCGCCGTCCGCGCCGATGAGCGAACTCTCAGTTCAGGCGAGAAGCAGTCCGGGTTATTAGTGATCAGCGTCGATTCCGGCGGACCGGCTGCCAAGGCGGGACTGAAAAGCACTCATCGGAAGATCAAAACCGTCGTCGAGGCGGCGTCGATCGCCGGGGCGCTCTTTTTTCCGCCCGCCATGATGGTTGTGCCGCTCCTGGAAGCGACCAAGGCCGGTGAAAGCTACGATCTGATCGTCGGCGTCGACGGCAATCGCGTTACCGATGTCCTCGACTTCGAGGACTGCCTACGCGACCTGCAGCCCGGCGAAATCGTCTATCTGAGTATCGTGCGCAACGGTCAGCGGGTCCAGCTTCCGGTGCCGATGCCGCCGGCGCCGGAATCCTGA
- a CDS encoding SDR family NAD(P)-dependent oxidoreductase — translation MSETKVALITGAGRGIGRDIAQRLGREGYACGLIARTKSQLDETAELIRKAGGKALVTPTDVSKREQVVAAVAAVERELGPISVLINNAGAYLRKPFVEITEEDFDFQLKVNCYGPFFVAQAVVGGMAERGQGTIIFVLGSETRGGPAQYAAYTASKVAQRALAEACAYEFMHRGVHSVALDVDGAVGLPRVTAGMPEEDPDHFVSTEAICSEIVHVINQPKNAWTFAVDLRSYWQWRPRVAAKKKA, via the coding sequence ATGTCAGAAACCAAGGTCGCATTGATCACAGGCGCCGGACGCGGAATCGGCCGCGATATCGCGCAACGGCTCGGACGCGAGGGTTACGCCTGCGGGCTCATCGCACGGACCAAATCGCAACTCGACGAAACCGCCGAACTGATCCGCAAGGCCGGCGGCAAAGCGCTGGTCACGCCCACCGACGTTTCGAAGCGCGAGCAGGTGGTCGCGGCGGTCGCGGCAGTCGAGCGTGAGCTCGGGCCGATCAGCGTGCTGATCAACAACGCCGGCGCCTATCTGCGCAAGCCCTTCGTTGAGATCACCGAAGAGGATTTCGACTTTCAGCTCAAGGTCAACTGCTACGGCCCGTTCTTCGTCGCGCAGGCGGTGGTCGGCGGCATGGCCGAGCGCGGGCAGGGCACGATCATTTTCGTCCTCGGCTCCGAGACGCGCGGCGGCCCGGCGCAGTATGCGGCCTACACCGCCTCCAAGGTCGCCCAGCGCGCGCTCGCCGAGGCCTGCGCTTACGAATTCATGCATCGCGGCGTGCACTCGGTGGCCCTCGATGTTGATGGCGCGGTCGGACTACCGCGCGTGACGGCAGGCATGCCGGAGGAAGACCCCGACCACTTCGTCTCGACCGAAGCCATCTGCAGCGAGATCGTCCACGTGATCAATCAGCCGAAGAATGCCTGGACCTTCGCAGTCGATCTGCGCTCCTACTGGCAGTGGCGTCCGCGCGTCGCGGCGAAGAAAAAAGCTTGA
- a CDS encoding terminase small subunit, with amino-acid sequence MAKPKPKLRIAPPTPELQTKICQFIKAGARPAAAAAGCSVSSAVFWHWMENIPAFRAAVEGAEAEARIATQVELRKKNPAAWLGRSGNAGVPVLRPQMRGEKAHQLNLRQQRFCLEYVKDGNGTQAAIRAGYADKGAEVQAHHLLRNPKVLERIRTERDRLDGALNLSVERVLREYMRIAFLDPAQLYDAVGNLLPIKEMPADARRALSGIEVEEVYDFERGSKTQVATLRKVRFATKQGALDALAKHLGILKDRVEHSGPGGGPIPITALREEIFRLMGDGEAEEKK; translated from the coding sequence GTGGCAAAGCCAAAGCCTAAATTGCGGATTGCGCCGCCGACTCCGGAGCTGCAGACGAAGATCTGTCAGTTCATCAAGGCGGGTGCTCGTCCAGCGGCTGCAGCGGCCGGCTGTTCGGTCTCGTCGGCCGTCTTCTGGCATTGGATGGAGAACATCCCGGCGTTCAGAGCGGCCGTCGAAGGGGCGGAGGCCGAGGCGCGAATCGCGACGCAAGTCGAGTTGCGCAAGAAGAATCCGGCGGCTTGGCTCGGACGATCGGGGAACGCGGGAGTGCCGGTTTTGCGGCCGCAAATGAGGGGCGAAAAAGCGCACCAGCTCAATCTCCGTCAGCAGCGGTTCTGTCTCGAATACGTCAAGGACGGCAACGGGACGCAAGCCGCAATTCGCGCCGGGTACGCGGACAAAGGGGCGGAGGTGCAGGCCCATCACCTACTAAGAAATCCTAAGGTTTTGGAGAGGATTCGGACCGAGCGCGACCGGCTCGATGGCGCGCTCAATCTGTCGGTCGAGCGGGTGCTGCGTGAGTACATGCGGATCGCGTTTCTCGACCCGGCGCAGCTTTACGACGCCGTGGGCAATCTGTTGCCGATCAAGGAGATGCCGGCGGATGCGCGGCGCGCACTCAGCGGAATCGAGGTCGAGGAAGTGTATGACTTCGAGCGCGGCTCAAAGACTCAGGTCGCGACGCTGCGCAAGGTGCGCTTTGCGACCAAGCAGGGGGCGCTCGATGCGTTAGCGAAGCATCTCGGGATACTCAAGGATCGCGTGGAGCATTCGGGGCCGGGCGGCGGGCCGATTCCGATCACGGCGCTGCGCGAGGAGATTTTCCGCCTGATGGGCGATGGTGAGGCGGAGGAAAAGAAATAG
- a CDS encoding type III pantothenate kinase: MLVAIDVGNTHTVIGIYDDDRLAHHWRISTNAERTADEHAVILDVLLRAAGLEVPLAPEGVVIACVVPPLNQAIELLARHYFQCQPLIVGPGIKTGMPILYENPKEVGADRIVNAVAAYERYRSALIVVDFGTATTFDYVTGRGEYVGGAIAPGLGISLDALVAHAAKLYRVELTRPREVVGRTTVGAIQSGLIFGYTALVDGLVERIIRERGEKTRVVATGGLADLIAPESTTIEDVDEFLTLTGLRLIFERNRRP, translated from the coding sequence ATGCTGGTCGCGATCGATGTCGGCAACACGCACACCGTAATCGGCATCTACGATGACGATCGGCTCGCGCATCACTGGCGCATCTCGACCAACGCCGAACGCACCGCCGACGAGCACGCGGTAATTCTCGATGTGCTGCTGAGGGCGGCGGGACTTGAGGTTCCGCTGGCGCCCGAGGGTGTTGTTATTGCATGCGTAGTGCCGCCGCTCAATCAGGCGATCGAACTGTTGGCGCGGCACTATTTTCAGTGTCAGCCGTTGATCGTCGGCCCGGGCATCAAGACCGGAATGCCGATTCTTTACGAGAATCCCAAGGAGGTCGGCGCCGATCGTATTGTCAACGCGGTCGCGGCCTATGAGCGTTACCGCTCGGCGTTGATAGTGGTGGATTTCGGCACCGCCACGACCTTCGACTATGTGACCGGACGCGGCGAGTATGTCGGCGGTGCGATAGCCCCCGGACTCGGGATCTCGCTGGACGCGCTGGTCGCCCATGCGGCGAAGCTCTACCGCGTCGAGTTGACGCGGCCGCGCGAGGTCGTGGGCCGCACCACTGTCGGCGCGATTCAATCCGGCTTGATCTTCGGCTACACGGCGCTGGTCGATGGCCTGGTCGAACGGATTATCCGCGAGCGCGGGGAAAAAACCCGGGTCGTTGCGACCGGCGGGTTGGCCGATTTGATTGCACCGGAGTCGACGACGATCGAAGATGTGGACGAGTTCCTGACGCTGACCGGCTTGCGCTTGATCTTTGAACGCAACCGGCGGCCATAA